One genomic segment of Pleurodeles waltl isolate 20211129_DDA chromosome 11, aPleWal1.hap1.20221129, whole genome shotgun sequence includes these proteins:
- the RAN gene encoding GTP-binding nuclear protein Ran — MASQGDPQVQFKLVLVGDGGTGKTTFVKRHLTGEFEKKYVATLGVEVHPLVFHTNRGPIKFNVWDTAGQEKFGGLRDGYYIQAQCAIIMFDVTSRVTYKNVPNWHRDLVRVCENIPIVLCGNKVDIKDRKVKAKSIVFHRKKNLQYYDISAKSNYNFEKPFLWLARKLIGDPNLEFVAMPALAPPEVVMDPALAAQYEQDLQIAQTTALPDEDDDL; from the exons ATGGCTTCCCAGGGAGACCCGCAGGTCCAGTTCAAG CTCGTCCTGGTCGGCGACGGCGGCACCGGCAAGACCACCTTCGTCAAGCGCCACTTGACCGGCGAGTTCGAGAAGAAATATGTCG CAACACTTGGCGTTGAAGTCCACCCTCTGGTTTTCCACACAAACCGAGGACCCATCAAATTCAACGTTTGGGACACCGCCGGGCAGGAGAAATTTGGCGGTCTTCGTGATGGTTATTACATTCAAG CCCAGTGTGCCATTATCATGTTTGACGTCACATCAAGAGTCACATACAAAAATGTGCCTAATTGGCATCGAGACTTGGTGCGAGTGTGCGAAAATATCCCAATTGTGTTGTGTGGCAACAAAGTGGATATTAAAGACAGGAAAGTGAAGGCAAAGTCTATAGTCTTCCACAGGAAGAAGAACCTCCAG tacTACGATATTTCTGCAAAGAGTAATTACAACTTTGAGAAGCCCTTCCTCTGGCTTGCAAGAAAGCTCATCGGCGATCCGAACCTGGAGTTTGTAGCCATGCCCGCTCTTGCGCCCCCTGAAGTCGTCATGGACCCGGCACTGGCAGCACAGTATGAGCAGGATTTACAG